The genomic window AACACATCACATAAATCAACCACcagattttgtttaaaaaaacacgGGTGATACATCAAACGTACATATTCAAAGAAGCCAATATCCCaaaatgagaaataaaaaaatatccatTAACTCAATCGTAAAGAAGAATGTCTAAACAAGATGTGGATCTCAGTACTCTAAAATACAAAAGCTCTCCCCAGATATAGcgaaaatttaaatattaattcAGGCTCACTCAGCAGGTGCCAGGGACTGACAATGTGTCTAAATAGTGCATGTCTAGGGATGGGCCTCTCAAACCAAATACTTTCACATCTTCTCCAACTTATAGTAAAATACTACTAATTGTAGCAGCTATCCATAGTTTATTATCCAATTTTCCCACTGGTCTCCGTGATAGTGCATCCTCCCAACAATCATATATGACAGCCATATGGTGGTATGTGGACCGCCATCTAATATAACTGATATTTACTGTCACCCTGGGAGCTAAGGGTGGTAATACATCAGGCtcttttcaatgttaagtagttaAGGGAGAATAAAACATCTTCACTCGAcgaacaccaagtttattctGATTTCTCATTGTATTATTTTTGACAATCAAACTATGTTCTTGCAATCATCCACGGGTTGCTTATTAGCACCCACGGCTCAATATTTAGAACACCTAATATTTAAACAAACAATGAAGGTAAATGTTAGTCGATATTACACAATCTTGACCCAGTTCAATATTGGATATTATTTTACATCTATTAATTATTTATCTTGTAATACTTATGAAAATTTTTATCTCTCTTATTCCAGGACAGCCACCCCTACTCTGCTGTCCTAAAATAAAACGCGGTATGTGCAGCCAACTTAAAACCGAGAAATCGGCTCTCAAAGTTTTTTCTCAGGACTCTATATGCACATACTgcatattccaatttgtttattttggtagTAAATAAAATGATACGGCTTTCAGACATTGCAGAAGCATAAATAAGGTCACAAGGAAACCACATACATAAAGCAAAAACtggattttcaatttttttgcagataccGCGATGACGGCAGtaactcatcatcatcattcacaTTCTGATACTCAAACCTATACCCGAAGAGAAAacctctctttctctctctctctctctctctctctctctcctatggcactacagcccaaatcggaCACTGGCCTCGCCCAGCATCAGCCTCCAAGTATCTCTCCCTGGCTGACCTCTTCCAGttatccaccctcaatatctctttagcatcggttctcactCCATCTATCCActtcttccttggtcttcctacaGGACGACGTCCCACCAAAGTTCAGCTAAGGATTCTACTAGGTGCTCTACTgtcgttatccattcttataaggtgaccagcccattgcaatctttATATGTTTGgataatttgctatagagggttcTTTGTCATATTGGTATAacgtggttgaaccttattctccatataccattgtAGCAAATGGGTCCAAATATCCAccttaatatatttatttcaaaagtATTAACAAGGTTtattgtcatttctgtcatgATCTATGTTTCTACTCCATATGTTATTGATACAGCATTTCACAAAAACTTAATATGATGAAAATGTAATTATATGAATTTCTGTAACAGCTTTTAAGGTTGTTAACAGCGTTgtaataaatataaacattttataacTAACAACATTCAATGGGAACATAGGATAAAATAGTTAAATTTATGAAAACGTAGCCAAAGGATACAGAATGTGCTGTATATAAACTAATGAGACATATTAAACAAATACAATTAAATCTAAAACTGCCCTTTATGCTTTTATCTAAGATATGTCTATTATCATAAAGGACCACcaaattttaaaataagtacgCCTATAAAAATGTGGAAGGAGTGTAGGTCGCTCATCCGGAAGAAAAGTGTCACAATTCAAAAAACAAGTTTTTCAGGAAAGACAAATGGGTGTTTTAGGATCTTAATTTATCTGCAATTGGCTCcatgcgtctcccctctacttacagtcacgtgacacgctgtcagattttgtcagcacgttttaacattgagtcttatgggattattttgttaaacttgaatattttattttgtagtgataataaccgaataccattgttagaattcattagttattaatttataatgtaatttatagtgcaacaaaatattttctttttcgttaataaatatttattgacataaactgcgatagtgaggttatgtatacaaaatcaaactgataatcaatattggaaagtgaagaatttatatcacattaagtgcgtttttattttctgtttatattaatacataatatcactagcgtgacacggcatttttttttaaatgtctcattggaacatacacaaaacgtcctgataaaatttcaaaaaaccgccaccatgagcaggtcggtcgattttgccttgacactttgttaacgctctgagcgtattcgctccgagcgttaacaaagtgtcaaagcaaaatctaccaacctgctcatggtggcggttttttgaaattttataaggacgctttgtgtatgtttaaatgagacatttaaaaaaatgtcgtgtcacgctagtgatattatgtattaatataaacagaaaataaaaacgcactataaattcttcactttccaatattgattttgtatgcataacctcactatcgcagtttatgtcaataaatatttattaacgaaaaagaaaatattttgttgcactataaattacagtataaattaataactaatgaattctaacaattgtattcggttattatcactacaaaataaaatattcaagtttaacaaaataatcccataagactcaatgttaaaacgtccttacaaaatctgacagcgtatcacgtgactgtacgtagaggggagacgcacggagccaatagaaactgatcaaagaacaatctgacccccaaaaaataaaggaaggatgaaaatttggtaataggtagttgaaattgtctattattatataagagaaaGTTTATAATTCTACAAAAATGGAGGTGACCctctctcgaaggtgaaaaatatgcattcaaaataagaccggaattggataaaatgactaaacaactttggttctatagagttttttcgctaagtcaattagtctaagagctagaggcgagaaatcatcgtcataagtaatatggagtttggcatgtgaaatgtatctattgtatgttgataattatgacccctttcaggctgacacctcagtggatacagggagtagcaataagggatgaaaggggaaagttaacggagtcattaaaggttttcacttcctattttgttaaacctccatcgatttacatgaaaattggtgagtagttagagcatacctcaagaaataaaactgatatggtgccaacgtgcgcttttaccctgggggtgggtgccaccccttctcagaggtgaaaactgttttattaaaaataaccccactaatcgatagagggacaaattttaaaaatcaatactttttgagttattaaagatcaaagatttgaatttttcgtgaaataaatgcatgatgtaaagcggtttttcgtaaataattcaaaaactgtaagttttatcaaaatagttataattaccaaaattgaagataataaaaaataaaagagatttcttattcgaaaaacctttgagaattaataaaaagtgagttataggtgatggaatgtatatatttttttcagctagtacccaaatctatgtattcaagctcaaataacgggaaaacggtgcattttttaaaatatatttactgacacttgtcaaagtacttggaaatatgtatcaaatgagctcccggaaaagttgataccattaaacattatgctacaaacatttttcaaagtttaggctccaaaaatttgaagcttaattattatattatttatataagtttttaaaattgttttaagatatttatataaaatatagcaaaaatgtatttgaatattatgtcaaatgtgcccattattggacaccctcagtttctgtacatattcagtttatacaggggcggttctagaccaaaaacagtggggggcaagggaacacaaccggtgaataaacaagataacgtgcctttttaacgaaaattatagtacaaaagtactgtaaaaactgaaggggggcagctgccccctgcccctggctagaacagccactaagtttatatcgatacaaaaattcaattaaatatcgaaataatataaaaataatattttagtaacatacatttaattaataataatatgttctttttatcattcgtaacttcacgcatgtgctcttaaattgaCGGATTTATGATATTTGATCAATATTTCCAACCGTCAATTAAAGACTATGAAAGATCTACAAGAGGTAACAAAGAAGCCAATCGCGTTTTCTGTATATCAGGACCCAATTAAAAGAGACCAGTCGATTTTATTAAAGAGTTAAGAAATAACAAATTCAAAGAGGCTTTGGTTCGATTTTTTTTTGACTTATTGGGCTGATAACGAAATAGCACCTTTTCtgcaaggtaaaataatataTGTTAATTTTGTTGAGTGTCACAAGTTTTTCGTTAGTAAAAATGGAGAAGTGCAGAAAGACGAAGCTCCACATTTTAGTTGTCCAGCTCATGAGGAGGCAGACACTAAAATAATATACCACGTATGTCAACTACAGAAAGATGCCAATGTAATCATAAAGTGCTCGGATACAGATATTCTGGTTATTATGTTAAGTAATATGCATCACTTGAACAGTAATTTACACATTTGGATACAGTCTGGAACCGCAggaaaaaaacaatatattgatATCTGTAAAATTTACGAACATTTTGGAGATTCAATATGCAAAGCTTTAGCTGGTTTCCACGCTCTAACTGGCTGTGACTATAATCCATGTTTTCATAGAAAGGGAAAAAAGAGACCATTCAATATTATGAAATCATTTGAGCAATATAAGGAAGCATTTTATGCTCTTGGAGATATCGATTTTGACGAagagacggtttttgaaattctAGAAACATATATTTGTCACATATACAGTACAGGGATTACAAAAAGAGTTCTCCAAAGAAAAGTCAATGACATACGGCTTACAATATTTAATCGTCGATATAAGCTAAAAGACGTAAAtgaaccattttttttaaatatctgaAAAATTTTGATGCATCAACTTTACCACCATCTCAATCTGAGCTATATCAACATCTTCTACGAGCACGATACATTATAAGTATTTGGTTGAACGCCTATAAAAAAATCCAACAGATCTGGTTATTGAACAAAATGGTTGGGAACTTGCTGAAGATAACACATATAAATTCAAATGGTTTGAAGGGCCTCAAATGCCAGGGATTGTTAGAGATAATATTTTTGAGAATGAAACAGACGATGAGATGAATGATGAGCAAGCTGATGATGACATTTATAATATCGAAAGTgatgaaaataattatgatagcgattttagtgaatgtgacagcgaaagtgaaaaataaatagtattttcaacgaaaattttgatttcgtttataaattcgcaaaatcCGTTCGTTCATTCCTGCGTTGCCACCCCTGCAATATCTGGAGCTTATGTACCGATGtcaatgtagttttgtctcctgaatccaaatctgaaaacggcatttcgatatatcaaaccatcttcgagataaccgacctcaaagacaagttgcatctcgggacagcaatttatgattttttagcaattttagatagcgagataattctacaatggagacactgtacgtaaaaatgttaatgaaaatttcatattatttcaaaaatatattacttcatataaactgtaaaagaattgaaatatcacataaataaatattacttattaattttaatgtaagtaatgttaaatggcaggttacaaatttttggtgctgtctacccaatgatttatgtattatatatattatattgtataatatacagtgtgtctacttaagttggacacatatattacgggacacttttttatttttaattttacgaaataaagttattcataaaaagttctgcatcgtctaaaacctacgattcaatcatcagatagcaaatttcgctcaagattaaagtatgtacttttttttcacactgttgtaaattattgttactacgaaaaattgtttggaattaaaaactgtgttctaatatatgcaataattgttattattataattaaataattaataattattataataatgtaactattatctacattcttctaataaaaagaaaatatttaatttttttctcaaattagagatacctaccaatcatcattttcatttataactctcttattattaattttacgaacaaaaattattcttcataaaaagatctgcacggtctaaaatccaagatgcaatcataaacataagattatataaaattgtatcgattttagtcgatgtgtaaaaaatatgaatttcactcaagaaattcgctcagtaaagtgcctttatagctcacaatatttaaatagtaggatataattgcacattaaacataatttttaattctaaacaacttttcataatagcaattttccatattaggaatttaaatacataaaaaacaaagttttcgttataataatgctcgcatttttaacttgttatatttaaattgtaataaaacgaacttgataataaattataatcctaacttcattcccgaaattcctttaaaactattctgttaacaaatttcaaaataaatatataaatagcgtatgttttaattttcactttttcctaaaaactcgaaagggttctcttattttcatcatcacttgcttggctttgatgttataaacttcatctggagctcacttgataggtattcttgagtactttgacaagtgttcagtaaatatattttataaaatgcatcgttttcccgttatttgagattgaatacttagatttgggtactagccgaaaaaaatatacattccatcacctataactcactttttattaattctcataggtttttcgaataataaatctcttattttttaatatctttaattttggtaatcataactattttgataaaactgacagtttttgaattattcacgaaaaaccgctttacatcatgcatttatttcacgaaaaattcaaatctttgatctttaataactcaaaaagtattgatttattttaataattagaagtaacaaattttgcttaaaatttgtccctctatcgattagtggggttatttttaataaaatagttttcacccacgagaaggggtggcatccacccccagggtaaaagcgcacgttggcaccatattagttttgtttcttgagttatgctctaactactcaccaattttcatgcaaatcgatggaggtttaacaaaatagaaggtgaaaacatttaatgactgcaccaactttcccgtttcatcccttattgctacttcctgtgtccactgaggtgtcagcctgaaaggggtcatagttatcaatatacaatagacatatttcacatgccaaactccatattacttatgacgatgatttctcgcctctagctctccgtctaaatacttttcgagttatttgcgagtgaatatgttcatttttaacaaaaaaaaaaaacatgtttttggaccgTTTTTCGGAGatagctcaaaaagtaagtattttatcgaaaaaaatattcttagcataaaaatatagcttataaaaaattgaaaaaatggtgtatgcatgaggtctgcagacccagtagaagcagagttgtagctaatgaaaagtaggttcttcttcgtcaaattccaaatcgaatatttcaatgtaaaataacccaaaaacggagcacttttcggggaaaattcatttcaatttttttaaaaaaggtttatttttgttttttaaaaaaacttctaacattaaaagtaagtgagttacgctcaaaatattgttggtccctgttattttttggtaaaaaaaattgcgaaaatcaccccctcaatagcatcacaaataaattttatcattaccacttgacaagttactttgcttatgtattatttatatgatctgtaagtttcatcggtttaaagtgcttatttttgaaagagctgtagttaaagtggcttgaacgagtaactaatcacgagtttaggcaaattttgaacagccatagcataaccaatttttgtctaacaagaaaacaaaaaattagaaatattcagaaaagcaaaacgaacattttattactctttgagatttttgctattaggtactaataatttttaagttaattccataaaagattgcattttttttcaaaattaaattttttttttattttaaacccaatttgtttcaaaaataagcactttgaactaattaaacttatagataatataaacaatacataagtaaagtaacttgtgaagcggtaacgattaattttatttaaaaagctaattagggggttattttcgcGATTTTGtaagccaaaaataaaaaagaccagcaaTATTTTAAGCGTagttcacttacttttaatgttagaagttttttttttaaacaaaaataaaccttttttaaacactttaaaaaagttctaatgaattttccccgaaaagagctcgttttgagttatttcaaattgaaatattccagttggaatttgacgaagaaaaacctacttttcactagctacaactctgcttctagtaggtctacagacctcatgcatacaccatttttttcagttttttataagctatatttttgctaagaatatttttcgctaaaatacttactgtttgagttatctgcgaaaaaccgtccaaaaacatgttttttttttgttaaaaatgaacatattcactcgcaaataactcgaaaagtattaacttagttaaaaaactctatagaacaaaagttacttagaattagtcattttatacaatttcggatttattttgaacgtatattttttcacccccgaagaaATATTTTTCACAcggtatttcccaatttttgtaaaatggaggggatgtagaattgtaaacttttttataataatagacaatttcaactacctattcccaaattttcatccttcctttatttttttggaggttttcgtaaaattttgtgttccctgatcagGCTATAGGGTTTAAACTATAACtgctaaaatttattaattaaaaacaaagaatATGGATCAGTGATTTCTAATTGTGtaagaagcaaaaccaaagaaaCTGTGTTATTTGATATAACGAggaaaaaatatcaaaattttgaGTTACTTATGTCACTTTTCTTTTAGAATattgacaattttttttaaacattaatgaaaaatacCTTGGACACTTCTCGAAATACAACGGTTTTGGTGATAAATAACGATAGGTTCACTTCGAACATCAGAGCATCATCTCAAAAATGTTACTTCTTCTggaataaaaatatacattttactgTCAAAAGAACATAGACATTACTGTCATCTTACGAAGTTGGAAGTTCACATCTATGTGACACTTTTGCTGGTAAAAGTATTGATGATTCGGATTAAGATTGCAGCGCCAATGTGGTAGCAAATTGAACCGAGCTAAGAACCATTATAATTGTTTACATTTTGTATTTTGCATTTAGTTTTATGTGTTTTTGAGTAGCTTTGTTTGTTTATCTATGATTCTGGAAGCAATAAAAAATTCAAGAAGCATCCTACAAATATATggaaaatatacaataaaaaaatcaCAAATACAGATGGGAATGGCAGTTTTGATTTTATTTGTAGTTTTTGCATCTTTTGACAATAATGgaaattgatttttaattttatttcaattatgttcaataaaacataattatttttacctACACTACCTTTGTAAAGAATAAAAGACATGTTAgtaatttattcatttatttaataattCTACAGTATGTAGACAGTAAAATACATAGGTACCTCTACTTACATATTAAAGGCTTCGATCGATAACCCGTTGGCAACATTCCAATAAAGTCTAATTCTCTCTCTTACATGTTATTTTTGTAGTTCATAAAgaataataaattgtaaagttATGAATACACTTTAACCATTTTTAACCTTAGATTTTTCAAAACAATGTTAggttagtaaaaaaaatattttgcaatttttttggTCTGTATGTAAGCAACAATGCTCAAACATAtgaattttgtaaaaataacaaaatgtaaCCTTTATATTGACATGTATTGAGTGCACTCTGCTAGTTTATGGAACAAAAACGCATGTGTATTGATAAATACATTGCCAAATTTCGAAACTAAGTGAAACACAgtatttacaaattttatttcttactaaCATTTGAATAAAACAGTAGACAATAGAAAACTTCTCATATCTCTAGTGAAAATCCACAAAACAGTTGCTGCTACTAACAATGCATAAATGTACAACTGTAAATTTGCTACACATGAGTTACGGTACCATGACCGCTACGATCCAGTATATTCTATCACTCAAATTCAGTAAGAGGTTACCACCTGTCAGCATTGAATATTCTGGACTCTTGCAATACTAATTGCAACATACTGGAACAGCACATTCAGCATttgtaattattataaaaaagcATGTAAAAACCAACTGAATTTCGTTTCAGTCCGATTCGTTTTCTTTGGTTTTGGGAAGAGATGAAAACTTAATTCTGGGTTCCTTTTAACCCAAGAATTACAACGGAAACACAACAaaagtaatttatttttaaagctaaaagctttatttttaaagtactaaaaaacttgaaaaacacaaaaacaacgtATACCTTCAATGTGAAAGAAAATGAATAATGGCTCTTAGCTCGGTTACTGCAATAGACACTAGAGGGAGTATTGCTTAGGACGAAATGCCAATAGGATTGTTATTTAATAAGATAACTGGAATTATGCAATTTTTGAGTTGTGTCCCTTTTCTTCCGGTCGAGCGATGTATATTTTATATGACCACGGAAAACAATTTGAGTCATCGATTTAAATAAAAACTAAGGAGGAAATCTGAAATACATGCTAAATTACTTTACTACAGGACATTCTCATACACTTTGGGGTACATACATTATATTTCATTACCTCCGAAGCTGTTTTTCCAATTGGAGTCAAATCCGCATTTTTGTGCTTTATAGACATCAGCTAAAAAAGTTAATaagttataaatgtgtattattatttttgcacTATAATTACCCAATGTTCATGATCTTTTTCTAATTGAGTAACTTCCTCTTCATCATCACAAGGTTGATCTACATCAAACCAAGATGCATGCATCAAGCGAGGTTTTAAATTTGGAAATAATGGTATATTactcattttatttaatttagatCTATAATTTTGCACCCTATAATTTTTGCGTAGAatcaaatcaaaataaaaacaaagaCACTTGCAAGACGTAAGAAATAAGGTCACACGTAAAAAACGTCAGTTAAAGTTTAAAGGTATGAATTATGAAGTAGGATGCATTCATAGCTAACTAAAATCATCTCCAGGACGgaacattagagagattttgcacctcttattttgcaattccgttatggttattgttatactacgtctgcgcagtagcgaatatatgatccgttatcgttattaaacataacagattccgtaatttacggaggtttaaagtagtgcttatcgttatcgttatagtaatggttaaattgct from Diabrotica virgifera virgifera chromosome 5, PGI_DIABVI_V3a includes these protein-coding regions:
- the LOC114326678 gene encoding anaphase-promoting complex subunit 15B isoform X2, with translation MSNIPLFPNLKPRLMHASWFDVDQPCDDEEEVTQLEKDHEHWLMSIKHKNADLTPIGKTASETIEEDEEEDDEDDNDDDDESETQDEEEEDEIEMDVSQERSSPVDVSIRLVQGHGVR
- the LOC114326678 gene encoding anaphase-promoting complex subunit 15B isoform X1, translating into MSNIPLFPNLKPRLMHASWFDVDQPCDDEEEVTQLEKDHEHWLMSIKHKNADLTPIGKTASEVMKYNTIEEDEEEDDEDDNDDDDESETQDEEEEDEIEMDVSQERSSPVDVSIRLVQGHGVR